One Luteolibacter flavescens genomic region harbors:
- a CDS encoding ABC transporter ATP-binding protein, with the protein MSEPLLQVRDLITAFDTDGGLIRAVDHVSFDIARGKTLGIVGESGCGKSVTAMSLVRLLPQPAGKILQGEVLFKGRDLTRLKPEEIRKVRGNEIGVIFQEPMTALNPVHRIGKQLAECFLIHKKVSKKEAWERAIEMLRLVKIPAPELRAGDYPHQLSGGMRQRVVIAMALALKPDLIIADEPTTALDVTVQAQILDLMKRLQAEMGMSVVLITHDLGVIAETCDEVVVMYGGRVVERAPVKQLFARPLHAYTRGLLASIPRMETPRKSILPVIPGMVASLRDFVPGCRFCQRMDRQGVTLRERPPFIEVSPGHWVEACPICYASTDA; encoded by the coding sequence ATGTCCGAACCCCTGCTCCAGGTCCGCGATCTGATCACCGCCTTCGATACCGATGGCGGCCTGATCCGCGCCGTTGACCACGTTTCATTCGACATCGCCCGCGGCAAGACGCTGGGCATCGTGGGCGAGTCCGGCTGCGGCAAAAGCGTCACTGCCATGTCGCTCGTGCGCCTGCTCCCGCAGCCTGCAGGCAAGATCCTGCAGGGCGAGGTGCTCTTCAAGGGCCGCGACCTCACCCGCCTGAAGCCGGAGGAAATCCGCAAGGTCCGCGGGAACGAGATCGGCGTGATCTTCCAGGAGCCGATGACGGCGCTGAATCCGGTGCACCGCATCGGCAAGCAACTCGCCGAGTGTTTCCTGATCCACAAGAAAGTCAGCAAGAAGGAAGCATGGGAGCGCGCCATCGAGATGCTGCGCCTCGTGAAAATTCCCGCGCCCGAGCTGAGGGCGGGGGACTACCCGCACCAGCTTTCCGGCGGCATGCGCCAGCGTGTGGTCATCGCCATGGCGCTCGCGCTGAAGCCAGACCTGATCATCGCGGACGAGCCGACCACCGCCCTCGACGTGACCGTGCAGGCGCAGATCCTCGATCTGATGAAGCGCCTCCAGGCCGAGATGGGCATGTCCGTGGTGCTCATAACTCACGACCTCGGCGTCATCGCCGAGACGTGTGACGAGGTGGTGGTGATGTATGGTGGCCGGGTGGTGGAGCGAGCCCCGGTGAAGCAGCTTTTCGCCCGCCCGCTTCACGCCTACACGCGCGGACTGCTCGCCTCGATCCCGCGGATGGAGACACCGCGGAAATCCATCCTGCCCGTCATCCCGGGCATGGTCGCGTCGCTGCGGGACTTCGTACCCGGCTGCCGCTTCTGCCAGCGCATGGATCGCCAGGGCGTGACCCTGCGCGAACGCCCGCCCTTCATCGAAGTCTCGCCCGGACACTGGGTCGAGGCCTGTCCGATCTGCTACGCCTCGACCGACGCATGA